DNA sequence from the Chroogloeocystis siderophila 5.2 s.c.1 genome:
AAATGGTAAATTCAATTATTACTATGCTTGGATTGATTTAGAATCAGGTGTTCCTGCACTTGCTCCATTAAATGTTTTAAAGCTTTTTACATACTATATTCCCATGTCATTTAAGCATGGGCAACCTTTATTTGATGATGCTGATATCAGAACTTTAAAAAAATATTTAGAGAAACACAAAACAGAAATAACAGAGAAGTTAGGTAGAGATAAATATACTGCAATTATTGCAGACACTAATAATTTAGACCAACATCAAAGTAAATGGAAATCGCTCAAGCGAGTTGAGCGAAGTATTCATTACCAACTCAAAAAAGGTAAAATTAATCAACAACAAGCACATTGGTATTCTCGCCATATTGGACAGTGGTATTTAAGAGAAATTGTTAGAGCTTGGCAAAAAATATTACGGTTGATAGTTAAATTACCGCTTAAAATAATTAACAAACTAAAGAAAATTCCATTTCGACGTTTTTTTTCACAAACCTGGAGAGTTTTAATTTCGCAACGTTATCGTCTACAGTTTACTAGAGATTTAATTAGCGATCGCATCGATGACTGGCACGACCGAAAACAACTGATTTTCGAAGAAGCAGAGTTTTTGAAATCACGGTTAGATAAAGAACACGGAAGTGGTTATTTAGTTGACTTTAGTATTCACGTTGCACTTAAGATAATTATCCAATCATTAGAGTTTATCGTAATTCCTTCTCTTTTTGCACTCGGAGTAATCGATGAAATAGGTTTAGGGTTTTTGTTTGTCGCTGATGGACCTATTTTTAGATCGATTTACACAGGTTACAGAAGTATTCAAGCTTTGTTAAAAGGTCAAGAAATACCCTGGATTGCTTTTGTTGTTGGTTTGATTCCCTTTGTGGGTACTGTTGCTTATCCGTGTCAACTTGTTTATTCAACGGCTGGTAAGCGCGGTAAAGTAGCACAATTTATTGTTTATGATACTTTTACCCAACTTGGTGAGAAAATTCCCATTTGGGGTGGAGAAGATACTTTAACTGAGCATTTTTTTAATCAATTAGCATACAAAGTTATTCGGCTGCTGAATAATTATGTAGGTGATTTGCGTGAGAAAATAGTTTAGTAGATAATATAATGTTGAGGAAACGAACCACAGAAGAGGACACAACCGTAAGGGGCGGGTTTCCCGAAGGAAGCAAAGTGTCGGTGCATCAGAGTACACAGAGGACACTAGGGAGGTTGGTTTAACTACTTAAGGTTTTGATATTGCTACATCTTCATAAATGGCTGCTATCGGACAATAAAAATCAATGCTAGCTAGGTGTATTTCTTGCTCTTGTTCATAAGGATAAAGTTCCCAACGCCCTTTTTCGTTACGACGGAAACACTCTACGTTGTTCATTGTGTCGTGCGAAATTAATACATATTCTTGTAGTGAGCCTAAGTGGCGGTAGTCACTAAACTTTTTACCTCGATCAAAAGCTTCTGTTCTATCAGAAAGTACCTCTATAACTAAGCGTTGAAAATGTCTAAGTAGATGTGTTAAATAATACATAATATATGTGAAATAATATCACTGAATGAGCGAGTAAATTATGCGATCACCCCGATGCGTGTAGAATTAGGAATTTGGCAAGGATCGTATCAAAATGCAAATTTACCGTGGTTACGGTGGTGGGATACTGATGGTAATTTGTTGTTAACAGGCGAAGAACGTGCGGAAGTAGAACGGCAAAAACGTGAAAGAATTATTGAGAAGTTGCGATCGCTTTCTCCCGAACAACTCAATGCTTTAGGTATTGATTCAGAAATGCTAGAATAATGTTGATTATTGAGCATTTTACTTAAGTTTACCACTCCGTTTCATAAATAAAATTTGTCATAGCAAATCCGAGGTGAATAGCCCATTTAGAAAAGGACAGTTTATCCAGTTTTGAGAGCATCTGGATGAGG
Encoded proteins:
- a CDS encoding Uma2 family endonuclease is translated as MYYLTHLLRHFQRLVIEVLSDRTEAFDRGKKFSDYRHLGSLQEYVLISHDTMNNVECFRRNEKGRWELYPYEQEQEIHLASIDFYCPIAAIYEDVAISKP